The following proteins are encoded in a genomic region of Oryzias latipes chromosome 17, ASM223467v1:
- the LOC101161089 gene encoding tetratricopeptide repeat protein 39C, which yields MADPTEPAAPGGVQEEQPEDLNDAELALTGINMLLNNEFRRSDELFRTHRNRSPLMSFGASFVSFLNAMMTFEEEKMQMAFQSLKATEKLCESANIGVIETIKSKIKGNTDAQRSGTAAVDRLQRQVIIADCQVYLAVLSFIKQELSGYIKGGWILRKAWKMYNKCYNDITHLQEGSRRRALDQQERSKPSSEASNHGPSSLPGPSTSQKRDGVSMEALDRLKGSVSFGYGLFHLCISMVPPHLLKIVNLLGFPGDRHQGLAALTFASESKDMKAPLATLALLWYHTVVQPFFALDGTDIQAGLTEAKSILKQKEPMYPNSSLFMFFKGRVQRLECQISCALTSFSNALDLASDQREIQHVCLYEIGWCSMIELNYTEAYRAFERLKTESRWSQCYYAYLTGVCQGATGDLEGAVAVFKDVQKLFKRKNNQIELFSIKRSEKLRSSSLSKELCSLAVIEILYLWKALPNCSTAKLQAMTDVLQMIDDVSCLGLKNLLLGAISKCLQNTKEAIQYFHLAATDEVGGLSNSYVQPYSCYELACVLLNSPETAGKGQMLMLQAKEDYAGYDFENRLHVRIHSALASMRAAAQP from the exons ATGGCGGACCCGACGGAACCAGCAGCTCCGGGGGGCGTGCAGGAAGAGCAGCCGGAAGACCTGAACGACGCCGAGCTGGCTCTGACAGGCATCAACATGCTGCTGAACAACGAATTCCGGCGGAGCGACGAGCTCTTCAGGACTCAcag gaACCGCAGTCCTCTGATGAGTTTCGGGGCCAGTTTTGTAAGTTTTTTG aACGCCATGATGACgtttgaagaggaaaaaatgcagatgGCCTTTCAAAGCCTCAAAGCTACAGAAAAGCTGTGTGAGAGCGCGAACATCGGCGTCATTGAAACCATCAAAAGCAAAATCAAGGGGAAC ACGGACGCTCAGAGGTCGGGGACGGCTGCAGTCGATCGACTCCAGAGGCAGGTCATCATCGCAGACTGCCAGGTTTACCTCGCAGTTCTGTCCTTCATCAAACAAGAGCTGTCAG GATACATCAAAGGGGGCTGGATTCTGCGTAAAGCCTGGAAGATGTACAACAAATGTTACAACGACATCACGCATCTACAAGAAGGCAGCAGAAGGAGGGCGTTGGACCAGCAGGAACGGTCAAAGCCGTCCTCAGAAGCGTCCAACCACGGCCCCTCCTCCTTACCTGGGCCAAGTACATCTCAAAAGCGCGACGGCGTCTCCATGGAGGCTCTGGACAGACTGAAGGGATCCGTCAGCTTCGGGTACGGACTCTTCCACCTCTGCATCTCCATGGTGCCCCCACACCTGCTGAAGATCGTCAACCTGCTGGGCTTCCCCGGAGATCGCCATCAAGGTCTGGCAGCCCTCACGTTCGCCAGTGAAAGCAAGGACATGAAGGCCCCTTTAGCTAC TCTGGCCCTGCTGTGGTACCACACCGTCGTGCAGCCCTTCTTTGCTCTGGATGGCACCGACATACAAGCAGGTCTAACCGAAGCCAAATCCATTCTCAAACAAAAGGAGCCTATGTATCCCAACTCTTCcctcttcatgttttttaaaggcAGAGTTCAGCGCCTCGAG TGCCAGATCAGCTGTGCCTTGACGTCCTTCAGCAATGCCTTGGATCTGGCCTCTGATCAGCGGGAGATTCAGCACGTGTGTTTGTATGAAATAG GTTGGTGCAGCATGATCGAGCTGAACTACACAGAGGCTTACCGAGCATTCGAGCGATTGAAGACGGAATCGCGCTGGTCCCAATGCTACTACGCCTATTTAACAGGAG TGTGCCAAGGAGCCACAGGCGACCTGGAGGGAGCGGTTGCTGTTTTCAAAGATGTGCAGAAACTTTTTAAGCGCAAAAATAATCAGATTGAGCTTTTTTCTATAAAGAGG TCGGAGAAGCTGAGGAGCTCCAGTCTATCCAAAGAGCTCTGCAGCCTGGCTGTCATTGAGATTCTGTACCTGTGGAAAGCTCTTCCCAACTGCTCCACTGCCAAGCTGCAGGCGATGACAGACG ttttgcagATGATTGATGATGTCTCCTGCTTGGGGCTGAAAAACCTGCTTCTCGGTGCCATAAGCAAATGTCTCCAGAATACCAAAGAAGCCATTCAG TATTTCCATTTGGCTGCCACAGATGAGGTGGGGGGTCTCAGTAATTCTTACGTGCAGCCATACTCCTGCTATGAACTGGCCTGTGTACTGCTGAACTCCCCAgag actgcAGGGAAGGGGCAAATGCTAATGCTGCAGGCAAAG